A window from Seriola aureovittata isolate HTS-2021-v1 ecotype China chromosome 14, ASM2101889v1, whole genome shotgun sequence encodes these proteins:
- the sparcl2 gene encoding SPARC, whose product MNLSLTFALFLLLSLHSCTTMGGRAQRRQRQAEERLRPYIGRVEPEKLCELLKCHSPVGSWCQVVQENGVLIPKCVCPQSCPRQRAPVCSVLGKTYGNECLLHKEACRKRRRTGLAHIGPCLVPKAKCTEEELGQFPYRLMDWFLLLSRMGESYTPGAPPQSCLSHTQRTQLAQQRFTLLDKNKDGKLSHRDLRKLRYKRMPLEHCATPFFQSCDRNRNRKVTLREWTSCLVDRSEAWFYHFMSMSMGSRKLCPRIKEKNF is encoded by the exons ATGAACCTGAGCTTGACCTTCGCCTTGTTTCTGCTCCTCAGTCTTCACTCTTGTACAACCATG ggaggcAGAGCCCAGCGCAGACAGAGACAAGCCGAGGAGAGGCTGAGACCATATATTGGCAGAGTAGAGCCAG AAAAGCTTTGTGAGTTGCTGAAATGCCATAGTCCAGTGGGATCTTGGTGCCAGGTGGTTCAGGAAAATGGAGTCCTGATCCCCAAGTGTGTTTGTCCTCAGTCCTGTCCACG GCAGAGGGCACCAGTGTGCAGTGTTCTGGGAAAAACCTATGGGAATGAATGTTTGCTGCATAAAGAAGCCTGCAGAAAGAGACGCCGCACTGGACTGGCTCACATAGGACCCTGTCtgg TCCCCAAGGCTAAATGCACTGAGGAGGAGTTAGGCCAGTTTCCATATCGCCTCATGGACTGGTTTCTGCTCCTGAGTCGTATGGGGGAGTCGTACACACCTGGTGCCCCGCCCCAGAGCTGCCTCAGCCACACCCAGAGGACACAACTAGCGCAG CAAAGATTTACCTTGTTGGACAAGAACAAAGATGGCAAGTTGAGCCACAGGGACCTGAGGAAGCTGCGTTACAAGAGGATGCCGCTGGAGCACTGCGCTACACCCTTCTTTCA gTCATGTGACCGTAACAGGAACAGGAAGGTGACCCTGCGAGAGTGGACGAGCTGTCTGGTGGATCGCTCTGAGGCCTGGTTCTACCATTTCATGT CAATGAGTATGGGTTCCCGCAAGCTGTGTCCTAGaatcaaagagaaaaacttttGA